The Rosa rugosa chromosome 1, drRosRugo1.1, whole genome shotgun sequence genomic sequence ATCTCATGCTGAAAATGACTCTTTACCCCGAGGAAAGAATAGAGTCAgccagggcccgaggaaagattcaGGGCAGCCAAGACCCGAGGAAAGATTCGGGGCGGCCAGGATGGCCAGGGCCtgaggaaagaatcgaggcggccagggctcgaggaaaTATTCAAGGCAAGATTTGACGTAGCAAGGGATTTGGAAATTTCCTCTTAGGACgagtgtccaaagagaaaatttggagGCATTGTGGAGTGGTAAACTATTTTTGGACCCCTCATTATGGCAATTAACTCAGTCATTATTTTGGCGGTAAATATTGGTCATGAAGATGGCGATTATTACGGTAATAAACACGCAATGATTACGATTATAAGTGCACAATGAATGACCGTCAtaagtacgcaatgattaacCGTTATTAatgcagcaataattgtcatcataaatgtataaataaatgcagccataaaagcaGAAATAATAGCGGTTTGTCCTccaagtaagtcatcgcctatataaaggcgGCCCGACATCAAGGTAATCCATCTCATTCCGACTCtttctactccactactaagaaacgtactgacttaggcatcggagggatttctgcaggtacccccctcctcctcgaccCGACGGTTGAACGGTCAACGCTCCAAGGAAGCtactcgattgttcccggtcttctcctgctccagtccgcattcattggtgagccAAACTCCGctacggaatttttcgtcaccaacaaaAGCTTTTTGTTCTTTCTAAGAGGAAGTAGGCTAGAAAAGGATAATATAAAGGAAAATGTAAATACTCATCAACCAGAATGCGTATTTAATTTGTTCAAAGCTGAGCAATAGTCCATTTAAAATATTGTGCAAACAAAAGTCTCAGTTTCAAacagtgttctaaaaatcggtCTAGGCacccgcctaggcgctgggagGTAGAGCACCGACTCGATTTCTTGGAAATCGGTGGAACTAGGCGATGAGGATGTTAGGCGGGTCTGGGCGGTCTTAGGCGGCTCTGAGCGATCCTAGGCGGCTCTGGGCGTGCCTAAGCGGTCTTCACAGCGACCCATTCCTTCTAccatctttgtttttctttcctctTCCTCTGTCTCCAGCACCCACCGCCAAGGGCAGATTTAAGGGAGAGCGAGGGTGGGTAGCTGTACACCTCAATTTTTTGCAGGCTTCAAGGTTGGAAAGATCTGTCTTTAAAAATGGCTGTGATGGCGATGAAGTGCAGAAGGACGAAGAAGATGAGAACAGTTCTTCGTTTGTTTAAAAACTTTATCATATTGAATGGATATGCTCGTCTTGGGAGCTTGCAATCTTAATAAATAATAACTAACTATAAGATAATGCTAAGCTCACGTGAGGATCCAATCATGATTAtctttacttaaaaaaaaaaacaaaaagaaaagcaaaaattATGGGCTGATCTCCTTCGTCAAttcaacaattatatatatttatttttggttacaAATTCAACTATTATATTTCATTGTTTAATTATATATGCAATAATAATACGATTAATATCTTattcatataattatatatgttataaaaattaaaaattagaaAACCGCCTAGGCTCCCGCTTAGGCCCCTGGGCGGTACTCCCTTGCTCACCGCTCGACTACCGCCTAGTGATTTTTAGAACTTTGGTTTCAAACAAACTAGTTTCAATTAAAGTGGAGATTTTAGAGTATTGCTCAAAGACAGATCACATGTGAAGCCCAAGTGCACTACTCAAGGGGTACCACATTGTCTGGTACATATATTCTCGATGCTGAAAAATTTAGGTAAGAGGGAGGTTTCCCTACACTACCAGGGCCAGGGCAAACCTACGACCTCAACTCCAGGACTTACGAAACTGGTCAGTGTCCCAGCCCAGCCCATTGATATGGAATTATGCAGGACATTTTCTAGATTGCCCACCAAATGAGAGATTGTTGGTAGCGGGGATCGAACTTGTGTGGGTTTACACCTCAAATCCACCCTTGCCAACTGAACCAACTCTCATTGGCTGTCTGGTACATATATTCTTTACAAAACATGCATGACAAAGTACTGCAATCTTTGTGCATCATTGGTAATTGACAAAACATGCATGGTATTTTAACTGCCTGACCTACATACCAATAAGGCAGAGCCCTCAAGTACTCTAGTAAAACAAAAGCATATCATAAATGTAATATTTACactggtttagggtttagggtactCTAGCCAGAACAAATCATATACCCGGTGCATATTCTGGAAGAACAATGTTGTAGCGAAAAACTTCGAAACTGAAACCAACAGGGGCCACCCCCATTGCTGAAGAGGATGAGCTTTCTGGCTAGAACTGAAGCCCATTTGATAATCCAATAGTGGGACCCATGATGGTGATAAATATCAATGTAACCGTTGCAGCTATGCCCAGTGCAATTGCTATGCTAGCCAGAAATGAACTTTCTGTACCAGTCTGAGTAATTTTAACACTTCCACGCAACTCATCATCAATCCTATCTTGCCCAGCCTCATCATTTTCTGTATCATCCTTTGAAAAGCTTCTAATCCTATATAAGTTTATCATCCGTCAATAAAACCAGGAAATATTGAATATTTGATAAGCATTTCACCAAATTTGAATATCTTGAACATCAGAGCTTAAATTATGAGTGTGCAATGCAGAGCTTGCAACATAATAATCAACCACAATTTTTGCTACAGTTGTACGAATCAAACCTTTTTTCCCATATTCTAACAAACATATAAAAGCACTAATTAGTTAAGGAATGAAGAAAGTGGTTCACTAATTAAACAGTACCGTAATAGTAGCTATCTAGCATCCTTAAGAGTTTCAGGGCAATAATCTATAGTCTTTGTATTAATTTCTTCTGAAATTACAGTCGATTCAATAAGGAAGAAGTAGCCATTAAACAAGAAGATACTGAAACTATGTACATACTCCTAACACATTGAAAAACAACTCAAAACCCACAGTACCAAATTCCAGGTCTACTTTTGCAAGTATCAACAATCCCATCAAGAGCATAATTGATAGCATCTATCTCTGACTAAGTTGGAGAATGTGTTACCTTATATACAAAGTATACACAATtctaataggaaactaattacaccgtgatattctcccccttaactacataatattctccttaactatacaatcctaattacactacaattcctacaattatggagagtgactcacgccaacattccccctcaagttggagcatacagATCAGGGATGCCcattgtcaagtgagtcataaaacgccttGCTAGAGACtgcctttgtaagaatgtccGCCAGCTGCTCCTCAGTAGGTACGAAGGGAAAAGAGATGATTTGTTGATCCATCTTCTCTTTGGTGAAGTGTCTATCAACCTCTACATGTTTTGTGCGATCATGTTGGACAGGATTATGAGTAATTTCAACTGCAGCTTTGTTATCACAGAACAAGGGCATGGCTTTCTTCTGCTTGAACGccaatgataggagcattttaatgcgacgttttaagtgttatttcctcatatttacttagttatttccttaaataaatctttcttgtttaggaaagttactatttttagaaagtttctattttagtttaggaaagtttccatttcttactttagaaagtttctattttcaggtccttggaataaatgagctgaaatgagctcgGAAATGGAAAGAAGAGCTGGCCAACATTGGAGGGAGCTCAAGGCAtgcataaatgagctgaaatgaagaaatgaagttttcctgctccagccaggaaatcctgtttCAACTAGGAAACCCTGCTCAGAAAAGGAAACTCTGCCAAAGCAAGACTCCGGAGCCAAAAAGGAAACATGAGTGGAAGATTAAGAGATGTGACGTTAAAATAAGATTCCTGATGGCACTAGGAGACTataaggcttgaagatgacgcaagaaggcccaagaGCATTCTAGACCTTTGTGGATTTCGGCAAATGGACaaaagcccatggaattagggttttgtgacGCAAAGCATTATAGGAGGAGTGTTTGCCGTGAAATatcaagaggaaaagaaggagttggcgtgaaaatcaagaagGAAATCAAGAGATAACGCCAAGAGAAGAtttagggagagttttaaggaaagaagaagtgtggacaacaagaaaatgcaaaacaagtctagatacgttccctattttctctaaaggatttttggccgaaatattgtgaagaaaatcagaaagtaTCTTATATATTTCGGCAATATTATATCTAGACTTGATTTGGagagttttgattggttggatgacacaccaggGCTTACTTGGCGCTACGggattggtggaagctatgtggaattattaaactaattccttggaaaataaaagaagaatcaaGAACTTGGAGAGCACtcttgccgtcccctatatatactcccctaCTCTTGACgtctcactactagaattttgttcatagacatcggttctggaccgatgttaaactaattttcgaccgatgtcttagtgggtgtagagaaaagtatagacatcagtataaacgcgttttcaaccgatgtcccagacaacaaccaacatcgattctaaaaaacaaatcgatgtataatcgttataatcatcatatttttgtatgttaggtatgtctaattcttcatattttcacattttatgcttaaaaaagtatatgtcgaacaatacctacttgaacatttgcatcgatttctattccagaagcgatgtccagtacacttgtagacatcagttcccatgagtattgtttgttcgtggccATTTTTACATGTAGGTTGCCACATTATTTTCctaggaacgatgtctgtatctttattCCACATCGTTTTTTTATTCAGAAATGATGTTTCCTTTAAGACAGAACATCGTTTCCAATTAAGTAAACCGATGTTCAATGGTATTATGTACATCGgctatttttattcaaactgATGTGTTAATTCATTGAAGACATCGTTTTTGCTTTCCAAAACCGATGTTCACCTTTTGACCACACATCGGTTTGTTCCATGGTAGGTGATTTGTATGTTCAAAATAGATtacggtttggtgattagaaatcgaGAAGTCGATGTGCAGTAGTTTTGATTACATcggttttgagttacaattcgatatattgataatcataggtCATCGATTTCATCTAGTTGctggaaaaagaaatacatttctcatcacccaaaaattggagctttccattaattttctttccaaattcatgattcaacataattcacaaaataaaacccaaaacctacaaaggctaGCTTAGAAACATATTAGCAACCAACTACAAAAGTACGTTCtacaccaaactttgcttcaaagcaaaaactagccttactcaaaatcatgGAAGCCAAAAGTCTTAAAccaaactctgtatataatcagccacttcaatgcacACCTCGTCAATATCATTTTGGCTATATGATTTGCGCGCCTTTACTGCCCACTAGAAATGTATAGAACAACATATAAGTCACAATCATTGGGTAAAATCCCACAGTTCACTCAAAGTAGGATAAAGTCTTGCCTCTTTCCTTAAAACATGTGTTATCAATAAGGGACCCTATAAGTAATGTaactgtttctggtggctttttccgggtacctcacacagaatgctataccgtctggggtaccgatccaactcctaaatcctgtatcaataacacacgcttagaggggtaaaccgtaccggacggtttacgcctctccgatgcttgaatgagaaactaatatagatgcgtatcaagtaaatagtggacaaaaggagttattacccgtaaaaggtggttgtgctaatgcctttatactcgagcatgtgaaggaagtctcccccatcttcgatgtgggacactagttgttcttctgatgccatatcagtcctcctgttgtgtaaatagttgggctgtgctggccttgcccagggccctgggtgcccagggtggcatcccaaatgagccccgccatggtgggtcgtgaacccggcccatggcatagtacatgggagtaccgattgggcccagccgatagtgccaaacttagttaagacttccctagtatgtacagtaACAAAATTCTTCAACCAGGTGTGCATAGATCTCCTCATATTTTCTGGAAATATAAAGTATTTTGTCAAAATCATGTGCCAAGTGTAAAAGAGAACAAAATATAAGATGAACAATCAATACATAAGTAATTTTAACACACTGCAAACAAAGAAGGATGTAAGTTCTTACGACCTTGTGAttaattgttttctttgttcttttttctttctcagccTTGTGCTTATACCAAACCCAAAGTCCAATCAACATCCCTTATTATTTTACTCAAATAGATATATCTCTCTCTAGAAGTCTATATATAATTTACTTACTATATATCAGGTCTACAAATATCATTGCTATGTAATTGACAAGACATACTAGACATAACAAGCTAGCTGGTCCCCATTTCTTAAGTGGAAGACTTAACTAATGCCATTTTTTTTCCCGATCTGAAGACAGAACCATGTGATCCTCAAATGCTCATGTCTCCCTTGTTTATATTCATACTCAAAACAACTATGATTTTCCATACATATTGGAAGATTTCCttgcaatttctttctttctttctttctcttttttacttttttctgCTGGTCATTTTCATATCTACTATTTCCTATAGGAAGACTTATGCAGGTTTACAATTTCCAATCTTCTTAGGCAGTAGAGGTTTCTCAATGGAAAACATAAATATTGAGATCGATCAATCAAATCATGAACATATAGGGTAAATTAAAAGAACTTAGAGCCCATGTAACACTGCAGGAATGTTCTCCCTGAGAAGCAAAACAATTGCAACAGAGGAATCATAGTGAGTACCCTACATAGTCAAAGCAAACAGAGAAGACCTACATCTCAGCAATGTATTATATATGCAGAGAATTCATGAGTTCCTAATTCACACTGAAGAAGACAATGAACCCAAGACTTTGTGTGTTTCAAAGGATAAAGTCcacaactccaaaaaaaaagtaCAGAAGCATCATAATAATACAAATCTACCATCCAATAAGATCACAATAAGACCACAAAATCACACGATCTGAACCggatcaaaaaccaaaaatcaaaactttaatGCAAGACAATACCAATTGGATCCAAAAGAGGGGTCATGAATGGAATTACCTTCAGAGGGGAAAATAACAAAACACTACAACCACAACTAATATAAGCAAGAAGCTATTAGCCTATTACAAAAGAAGTCCAAGGCATGAATCAAAGTGCAGTAACACATTCTTGAAGCCAAGAAAAATAGTATGTGGAAGCATTACCAGGCCTTATAAAATCGGAGAGACCAAAATCAATAACCCTCACTGAAGCATCCTCTTCTCTTGTGGCAAAAAGAAAATTCTGCCAAGCAGTCATATGAAAAGAGTTATTGGTAATAGGTTCGGACGAGAACTGAAGATGTAAACAAACTACATGTGGAGGGGACTTTCAATACTATTCCATCCAAATACAAGAAAGTAGTGGAAAGTAGAAACTCTGAATGTAGTTGTACCTCTGGCTTTAGATCACAATGCACAACATCTTGAAGATGACAATAGGCAATAACACTTAAAATTTGCACAACAATAACTTTAGCATCTTCTTCTGTGTATCTTCCATCCCTGCCACAAGGAGTTACTGAGAATAAATCAAACTGAAATCATAAATCTGAAAGTGCCCAACCACAAGTTTCAATATAAAGAATATAAATCTACATGGACAAAATTTTATCCAGTAGTTCTCCACCTTTACACAACCTGAAAGTGAAAGAAATGAGAGAAAATCatatcaaatttcaaaacaggtttttctgccAACAAAAGTGTTCATTCATCTCAGTTCTAAGACTAGGCTTAAtagaaagcaaacaaaaaaaaggaaaaaaacccACTTgaagaacgcgcctcacgcgcggaaaccaaaacagaaaacagaGATCGAGcttctcccggccgaacgccggCGGGCCCCCTGCCgctgcgttccggtccgggaggGGATGAGGATGGAGACTAGCGGCGAGGCTCTTTGGCGGGGATCTGGCTCGGGGAAGGAGGTCGACTGCTTTGTCTTGGATCGGGGCGGTTCTTCCAGATCGGATTCTTCTCTCCGTCGTGCGTGGGTGGGTGCTGGCAGGGATTCCTGGAAGCGTGGTCCACGGTTGGTGGAGACTGGGTCGATCTGGGTTTGGGTGGATCTGAGGTCGATGACGTGGGTTTGCAGGCATGGTTCCGTGTTGTTTCTGGGGCAGTCGGAGTGGCTCTGGGACACGGCTGGGGCGTTGCAGCGACGTTGGGTTAGAAGGTGGGTGGAGACTGGTTCGATCTGGGATTGGGTGGATCTGAGTTCGATCTGGGTTAGGGTTAGGACGTGGGTCTGCAGGCGTGGTTCCGTGTTGTTTCTGGGGCAGTTGGAGTGGCTCTGGGACACGGATGGGGCGTTGCAGGACACAATTTGCCGGCTGCTTCTGGCGTGCAGTCACCGGAGGCATCCTTGGGGGCGGTGGTGGTTGGGCCGGGTCGATCTGTTTGGGCCTCGCGGTTTGCTTGGGTTGTTGTGTGTAGTTTTTTCTGTTCAGTTTGTTTGCTTCAGTTGTTTACTTTCCTGCAGGTTTTGGGTCTTTCTGACCTCAAATAAGTCCCTTCTCTTTCGAGTAAGGGTAGTTTGGAGTGGCCTCTGTGCCGGTATGTGCATCTCTTATGCCTGGTCTGCTCTAGGTTGGTGGCGAGTtacttgctttgtcaaatggtcgttgCCTCCTAGTGGTAGGTGGAAACCTAGTGTCGCTGGATGTTTTTTCCAGcggcaacatgatgggaaatCTGTTtttatggaaattatgctaAGCTGTAATCGCGTTACAGATCAGGTTATTTTTCCGTCGTGTCACCGTTATGTCAAAGCAATTCGAGATGCCAGTAGTGCGCTcgttgctagttggtgctttttCGGATACATGTTTGTAGTTGAGGCTCCTGGTATTATCTCAGGAAGTTTTCTTGATGTACTTTGTTATTTGGGGTTTAGGTCTcatgtcccccccatgtattccatggtttcattaatgaaggcttAAGGGCGGCCGCACCggcccttatttcaaaaaaaaaaagactaggcttaatatgtgtgtgtgtgtgtgtgtgtgtgtgtgtgtgtgttcataaaacTAAACCATAAACAACAATACAAATGATGTCCCAACAAGGCTGACTCCTATAAATTGGTGTGAAGGAATAagactaaaagaaaaattacacgTACTCCATGACTATGTAGACATTATTGGCATCCTCAAATGCATCATAAAATCTGACCAGATTCTTATGTCTAGATAATGCTTTCAGTATTTTTACCTCTCTACAGACATCTTCAATAGCTATTGCTGTTGTCATCTGCAAATAATCACTTAATTAGTAACCAATACGACTTCAAACAAAAACTTGTGTGATGACCATATAATACGACTTCAAAGAGCTAAATTAGATAGGATACAGCAAGATAAGATCAATAAATTGAACCAATAATCTGATACAAGCAAAACCCAACAAGagaaacaatcaaaatttccCTCCAAATTTTGATTGTTAACTTAATTAATGACTTAATTGTTAACTTGTGCAGTCAACAACAGAAATTCCTTTCCTAGTTATTGGATGCTAATTATTGCTTCTTCATTTTGGTCATTGAAATAGGGCTGAAAATATCTGCCTTGAAACTCATTTCATAATGTGATGAAACAAAAATGGATTGACAATATAACAGTACAGAACCTATTACAGGTTACCACTCATCGATGGTTATTCCagattttcataaatcataacattatttgagagagaaacaacagtattagtttacttgattaaaaaaaaaaaaaaataagaacatgtTGAATAATATAATTAGGGGCTTCTAGCCATGTGATGCCCACATATCATGGTCAGTAATAGAAAATTATGTGGCAATAGAATATAGTTTGAGCACATTAAGAGCAAACAATTATCATGGCTGAACGTTAATATTATGCATCAAGCATGATGGTCAGATAGGATCAAAGCCTTGCAACAGAGTTATCAGTTATTTGTTGATATTCTTGACAGATGGCATAATCCCCAACACTGATAGTGATTTTGGCAGTTAATATAGATAGTATGCACATTATGCTAGTGGAAACATGAAATACTTTCCCAATGTATATTCACAGATTACCAAGCTTGAGAAATCAAAGGATATGCCAGCTGCCAAGCGGCACTCTGTATCAACTATCTTAAGCAAAGTAAATCATATTGAGCAGAATGTAATCAATACTTACCCAACTAAATCAGCTGCAAGAACTGAGCGCAGGAGCTCTGATCGTGATGGCAGTGTCCTATGAATTTCAGAGGAAGGAAAGGGAGTGTGGAGAAACCAGCCGACTTTCATTTTGTTGTTATATTCCTTCAAGCATTTtggaagaaacagaagatgGTAGTCATGGCACCAAACAACATCACCCTCTTCATAGTGCTCATTAACTACATCTGCAAACATTTGATTTGCCTTCTTATATGCAGAAAATTGCGACTGGAAACTCCGAGTGGTAGCAAGTCGATCTTCTTGTGGAAGCCCAAGGTAATGGAAAAGGGGCCACAAAATATTGTTGCAATAGCCATTGTAATATTGATGAACAATCTTCTCATCAAGGAAGACGGGGATACACTTCTGCAGCCAACAGTACGAGTGAAACAGTGTGTTACAATGTTCAAGCACAATCACCTTGCAATTAGTGAAAAAGAGCTGGATCTATGTCTATGAATAGAGAAATAAAAATCCATGTACAGAATTTGAACCTTTTCAGCTAGAGCTTTAGTAAGTGCCCTCTGTCCAATATCATCTGGCACATTTACCCCTACCCATCCAATCCACCTTGCCTCAAACTCCTTTACACCTATAAACAACAACGAACATTACGAATTAGTTTCATATTTTGAGGGGGAAAACCGAATAATCATAAGTTAAAAGAACATGATAAGCACAGGATACAGACACTCTGTAGAGATTGAAGATCTTAAGCAGAGTAAGCAACAGTCTCAATAAGAGTTGAAAGAATCCAATTAGATAAAGGACCAGATCTGTGACCCAATAACATGTAATCAAAAGGAGCAAACTTTACATAAGAGAAAAGGAAGCAAAGGCAAAGAGATCGCAAAGCAAATGCAGAGAAAGAAAAGGTACCTCATAAAC encodes the following:
- the LOC133730399 gene encoding alpha,alpha-trehalose-phosphate synthase [UDP-forming] 1-like, giving the protein MGMLDFQPTDTPIEQNHRLAEYPDQVPTNKARYQRLVGKLIYLSHTRLDLAYAVSVVSQFMHNPIKAHMEDVVWILRYLKYAPGRGLVFSKHRHLDVLGYTDANWAGVKEFEARWIGWVGVNVPDDIGQRALTKALAEKKCIPVFLDEKIVHQYYNGYCNNILWPLFHYLGLPQEDRLATTRSFQSQFSAYKKANQMFADVVNEHYEEGDVVWCHDYHLLFLPKCLKEYNNKMKVGWFLHTPFPSSEIHRTLPSRSELLRSVLAADLVGVGDYAICQEYQQITDNSVARL